Within Nitrospira sp. MA-1, the genomic segment TGGTTACTTTCTCATGGAGAAATTCCGCTTCCTCCGTATTTGAAACGTCAGCCTGGGCCAGGCGATCAAGAAGATTATCAAACCGTATTTGCCAAGGTGGAGGGGGCCATTGCTGCGCCAACTGCCGGATTGCATTTTACGCCAGAATTGATCACGCAACTGGCAGAGAAGGGGATCGGAACAGCCATGGTTACCCTGCATGTTGGACCTGGAACCTTTCAGCCCGTCAAGACGACGGATGTGGAGCGTCATATCATGCATCCGGAATGGTTCGAGGTGTCGGAGGAGACCGCGAGGAGAATTCGCGAGGTTCGGAACCGGGGCGGGAGAATTGTCGCTGTCGGGACTACCGTGGCACGAAGTCTGGAGTCAGCCCTGGATGAGACCGGCGAGCTCAGGCCCTGTTCAGGAGAGACGCGCCTCTTTATCCTGCCAGGATTCCGATTCCGGGTCATTGATGCGCTTCTGACCAATTTTCATTTTCCCGAAACGACCCTTTTAATGCTGGTTTCGGCGTTTGCGGGATTGGCGGAGGTCAAGGAGGCGTATGCGCATGCGGTACGCGAGCGCTATCGGTTCTACAGTTACGGCGACGCCATGCTCATTTATGAATAATGAAGTTGGAAGAAATAGTGAGGTAATCCAGGGGTGATTTTCCCAGCAGGTGTTATCTGACGTATGGGGCGAAGGATTTGTGGTAAGGACGAATGAGTCGGGGGCAGGTATCTGCGGATAAAATCCCGAGCTGAGCCACTGGGGGAGGACTCCAGGCAGACCAGATTGCAGGGTAAGGCCAAGGGCTGCCTCTTACAACAGTTCCTGGTGAATTGTGACATCCCCACGAGCTCGAAGCGCAGTTTGGAATGCCTGCATGGCCCGTTGTTTCTTTTGCATGAGAAATTGAAGGCGAATCTGTTCTAGGACCGTGAGATCGGGCTCGGCCCCGTCAAGTGTTTGTCGATCAGCGAGTTCTTTGACTTCTTTCATTTCGGCCGGGGTGAGTGTTGTGGCTTCAGAGACGAGCAGTCTCGCCTTTTCCGCCAGTAATTCGTTTCGGCGTTGCTCCTCATATTGATGAGGTTTCATCCGGTTGGCCGCCAAGATTCTTTGGTAATATTCTGTATCGAAGACGCCATCTTTTTGGAAGTCTTTTTGATTCACAATCGCATCGTGGAGTTCTTGAGCCGAGACAGCCAAATTCATTTCATCGGCCAGTAATTGCCAGGATTTTGTGGTGATTAATCCCTCGAGAGCGAGTTGCTGGATGGTCTCTTCTTTTACGTCTTCTTGTTTAAGTTGGTCCCGATAGAATCGGAAGTAACCTTGCTTTGTCCGGAGATATTCATCCTTGGAGACCTTATAGGGGCCAACGGTGGCCACGGCGTTACCTTGAGTGGAATCGTACCCATACCAACCCATGCCAATGACAAAAGTGACAGCGATTCCCAGGATGAGAAACTTGAGAATCCATGGGTATTTTGCGGAACCCTCGCGTATAATTCGAATCATGCGTCCTGCCTCCTGAGAATGTCTTTGATGACCATGACGAAATTTTAAGGGCCGGCAACGGGAAAGGCAAGTGAGTGGGCCGTGTCAATTCAGTTCTTTACATGAGTCGGGTGGCATGGTAAAGCAACGGGCCGGAGAGTGAGAATGATAGATATTTCTTAAATGGTCGTCCGGGATAGAGTGTGAGGATTTCCTGGAATTGCTCTGTCCTTGATTTTCATTGGAAAGCGGCGTGGAGAACGGAACATGGCGTCTCTGCAAAACAATGTTTCTGATGGGAGAGTTGTTTCCTATAATATGTGCCTGAGTCATAATGAGAAAGGTCGGTGAAAGCAAATGAGTGAGGTTCGAGTTCGCTTTGCGCCCAGTCCGACTGGTTTCCTCCATATTGGCGGAGTGCGGACAGCATTGTTTAATTGGTTATTCGCTCGTCATGAGGGTGGCACCTTTATCCTCCGTATTGAGGACACCGATCGGGACCGGTCTACGGATGATGCAATTCAGGTCATCCTGGATGGCCTAAAATGGACCGGGTTGAATTGGGATGAGGGGCCTTACCGGCAGACAGACCGCTTGGAACTGTATCGTGAACGGGCCATGGATCTCTTGAAGAGAAAGTTAGCCTACTGGTGCATCTGTACGCCTGAGGAATTAGACGCGAGAAGGAAGGAAGCTCAGGCTAAAGGCGAATCCATCAAATATGACGGGCGGTGTCGACATCGAGGAATTTCCGAATTCACCGAGCCGGCGGCTCTTCGATTTCTCACTCCTCAGGAAGGGCAAACCGTCGTCAATGATCGAATTAAGGGTCGGATCGTGTTTGATAATACGGTTATGGACGACCTCATCATACTCAGATCCAATGGCTATCCCACCTACAATTTTTCTGTGGTGGTGGATGATGGGCTCATGAACATTACGCATGTCATTCGGGGGGACGATCATGTCAATAATACTCCGAGACAAGTTCCGCTCTTTTCCGCAATGGGATTTTCGGTGCCTGAGTTTGCCCATCTACCCATGATTTTGGGATCGGATAAAGCGCGTCTGTCTAAACGCCATGGGGCCACCTCCGTTTTAGCATATAAGGAGATGGGGTATTTGCCTGAAGCCCTCATTAATTATTTAGTCCGATTGGGATGGTCCCATGGGGATCAGGAAATTTTCTCAATTCAGGAAATGGTCGAGTTTTTCGATTTCAAGCAGGTGCAAGCCTCGGCAGCCGTTTTTAATCCTGAAAAACTACGGTGGGTGAATGCGCAGTACATTAGAAGCAGCAACCCCAAGCAGGTGGCCGACGCCCTCATGCCATTTTTGCAAAATGCAGGCTATGACGATGCTGCTTTGGCCAGAATTCCCGGGGGAGCCGAGGCCTTGATTCCACCCTTACGAGAGCGATCAGAAACGCTTTTAGACCTTGTTCAAGGTGCCGTTCCCTATTTATCAGAGCCCATGACGATGGATGAGGATGCCGCGAAAAAACATCTCACCCTGTCAATTGCCCCGAGCCTTCAGGCGTTTGCTGATCAGGTTGAGGCGGAGTCAGACTTTTCCAAGGAGGCGCTTGAGGGTATTCTTCATGGCATTATCGAGCGGCAGGGGCTCAAAATGGGCAAGATCGCGCAACCGTTACGCGTGGCTTTAACCGGTAGGACTGTCAGCCCTGGCATTTATGAGGTAATGGCGTTATTAGGGAAAGAAAGGTCGCTCCAACGAATCCGTGCCGGTGTTAAGCGAACGATGAATCCCCAAAGCCATCCTTCATAAATTGTTTTTATGAAGTCCCTTGACTGGTTCCGAGAGGTGAATTAAGCTCACTCCTAGGTTGGGGGATCGTCTAGCGGTAGGACGCCAGTTTCTGGAGCTGGCTGCCCAGGTTCGATCCCTGGTCCCCCAGCCAACTTTTTCCCTCTTCTGAATTATAATCTTCAAACTCTTTCTTCAACTGCTTCATTTTTCCATTGGGTTTATTCTGGGAATATAAGCGACCTGTAGCCTGTCGAATTTGCGCTATGCCGAAGGTGGCGGTTCGACTCGGCTTCCTTCCTAGTTCAAACCAGCCCTCGTTGTTTAAGAGCTTTGTTGACGGTTCCTGCTGAGAGATGGCCCCATCTCATATCCTTTTGGGCTCTAATGGTCTGGAATTCCTGAAATTGCTAGAAAAGCTCCAGCCCGACTATTACTCCCCGACTGGCTGTGGTATGCCGGAGGGTATGCCACTAGCCTCAGGTGATGAATGTGATTTCTTAGGTGTATTTGTGCCGTGTCTCAAAACGAGCCTGACTCTACACGGGGGCAGGGTTTGTTGTTTCATCCAGCATCAGGATCTTCTCTTCAGACTTTTTAACAAAAATTCTTGGGTCTGGCAGGACCAAGATTTTTTCGCAGGGACTTCTTGACCGTACAAAACCAAAGATTCCCTGGCTTTATTAACCACATTGTCAGAAAACACGTTGGTGCAGAAAACCTTATCGTGTACGCCTCCCTTCCATGTCCGGCCTATCTGATTAGCCAGATTTGCAGCGATTGAACTCTTCTCTCCCTGGGTGCATTCTTTGCTCCTCTTGATCTGATGAGGATTTTGTCTCGTCCGAAATACTTATGCCTAGGCCGTGGAGGGAGTGTTGATCATTTTTTTGCCGAAATAGTGGGATTTTATAAGGTCATAGAAGTTCATCATGAAATCACGAACAGCTTTTGTCATTTTTGTGAGCAGTGTGTCCTTAACGTTAAGTATGCTCAACATAAAACCTGCGCGGGCTGCGTAGTTTATGGGGTTGGGGAAATTCTCGGTGAAGGTTTTTTAGCCAAGCTTTGGCTGTTTCTACCGAAGGATTTGTAGTCGTGGACATGGGGCTGGCTTTTCGGGGGACAGCCGGTGGCTTTGAACCCATTGGCGATTTGACAGGGATGATGACTCTTACGGCTAATGGAGTAACTAGTGATGGTCGTTTAATAATTTAATAATCGAAGGATAATCCCATTAGGGATTAGGGCTGAAAGCACAAGCTTGGAGATGGACAGTAGGTAGCGGCGTTGTTGGCTTGGGGAATCTCTATGGGGGATTTAGAAGTAATGTTACGGCTATCTCGTTCGATGGATTAGTGATCGTGGGCAATAGCACAGGCGGAAGCAGGCAAGGAGGCATTCCGGTAGATCAAGGAGCGGCATGGTCGAATTTGGATTCCTGCCTGGAGCAATATTTAATTCAAATGCATGGGCCATTTCTGATGATTGATCAGTAATACTTGGAAGCAGCTGCTTACTTCTGGTGGCGAAGGGTTAATGCGTGGAAAAAATTAGGATGCCCCTTTTTTTTTAATACAGGGTGTGCATATGTGGGATTTCAAGCTGGAACGATCCACGTTTTTTGCCCCATGCTCACAATCACCGTATTGAAACATTGGCCGAGTAGAGTCTTATCGGTCTGATTGCCCTCTCATTCCCCTTGGCTTGCGCACTGCTAATGGGTTGGCGAGCGTACAGAATTGAAGACAACGAAATACCCAATCTATAAGGCCGGGATGCTTGCTGGCGTAATTGGGTTAGGTTTTGCAGATATGGTTGAACTTAGCTTTATCCGCCAGTGGGTAGTTCTCATGCTGTTCATCCAGCTAGGGGTTG encodes:
- a CDS encoding SurA N-terminal domain-containing protein; translated protein: MIRIIREGSAKYPWILKFLILGIAVTFVIGMGWYGYDSTQGNAVATVGPYKVSKDEYLRTKQGYFRFYRDQLKQEDVKEETIQQLALEGLITTKSWQLLADEMNLAVSAQELHDAIVNQKDFQKDGVFDTEYYQRILAANRMKPHQYEEQRRNELLAEKARLLVSEATTLTPAEMKEVKELADRQTLDGAEPDLTVLEQIRLQFLMQKKQRAMQAFQTALRARGDVTIHQELL
- the queA gene encoding tRNA preQ1(34) S-adenosylmethionine ribosyltransferase-isomerase QueA, whose protein sequence is MDLSQFNFPFDQTLVAKYPVHPRDHARLLVLTRSTGDITDRQVKDLPKTLRPGDLLVVNNTKVIPARLWAKKVPSGGRVELLIVKEIGEDHAEVLIQGKVGVGQIVECEGSARAQIVEKEPGRTVIHWLGPGALRTWLLSHGEIPLPPYLKRQPGPGDQEDYQTVFAKVEGAIAAPTAGLHFTPELITQLAEKGIGTAMVTLHVGPGTFQPVKTTDVERHIMHPEWFEVSEETARRIREVRNRGGRIVAVGTTVARSLESALDETGELRPCSGETRLFILPGFRFRVIDALLTNFHFPETTLLMLVSAFAGLAEVKEAYAHAVRERYRFYSYGDAMLIYE
- the gltX gene encoding glutamate--tRNA ligase, yielding MSEVRVRFAPSPTGFLHIGGVRTALFNWLFARHEGGTFILRIEDTDRDRSTDDAIQVILDGLKWTGLNWDEGPYRQTDRLELYRERAMDLLKRKLAYWCICTPEELDARRKEAQAKGESIKYDGRCRHRGISEFTEPAALRFLTPQEGQTVVNDRIKGRIVFDNTVMDDLIILRSNGYPTYNFSVVVDDGLMNITHVIRGDDHVNNTPRQVPLFSAMGFSVPEFAHLPMILGSDKARLSKRHGATSVLAYKEMGYLPEALINYLVRLGWSHGDQEIFSIQEMVEFFDFKQVQASAAVFNPEKLRWVNAQYIRSSNPKQVADALMPFLQNAGYDDAALARIPGGAEALIPPLRERSETLLDLVQGAVPYLSEPMTMDEDAAKKHLTLSIAPSLQAFADQVEAESDFSKEALEGILHGIIERQGLKMGKIAQPLRVALTGRTVSPGIYEVMALLGKERSLQRIRAGVKRTMNPQSHPS